The following proteins are co-located in the Rattus norvegicus strain BN/NHsdMcwi chromosome 19, GRCr8, whole genome shotgun sequence genome:
- the LOC134483178 gene encoding uncharacterized protein LOC134483178, translated as MFSRLRKRFGRGNVDSGETTVKESGLSSQSNDGQRQHFWGMWNAGRETSTPGTELSENQAKKEKERLIKELQLITEERNDLRDRLRFLTERSMKNRSHFRPNPYYEDLERMEEAVMSILHNLEMENTEVHENNHKLKKEITFSRNLLSQLLMENTCRKKLVPLKQESKEVHLDCALNQKYLVDFNKKDKDHQRPEPALSGLRKCKRAGIGHTAVRELPEE; from the exons atgttttcccgtcttcgcaagcgttttgggagggggaacgtcgattctggagagactacagtgaaggagtctggcctttcgtctcaaagtaatgatggacaaagacagcacttctggggaatgtgga acgctgggagagaaacatcaacccctggcactgaactaagcgagaatcaggccaagaaggaaaaggagaggctgattaaagagctgcagctcattaccgaggagagaaatgacctgagagatcgcctgaggtttctgacagagagatccatgaagaacag gtcacacttcaggccaaatccatattatgaagacctggagagaatggaggaggcggtcatgtcaattctgcacaacttagagatggagaacactgaggtccatgagaacaaccataagctgaagaaggagattaccttctctag aaacctgctcagccagctcctgatggagaacacatgtaggaagaagttggtcccactgaagcaggagagcaaggaggtacatcttgattgtgcactgaaccagaaatatttggttgactttaacaagaaagataaagaccatcaacggccagaaccagcattatcag gtctcagaaagtgcaagagagctggaattggacacacagcagtaagagagcttcctgaagaataa